In one window of Schistocerca gregaria isolate iqSchGreg1 unplaced genomic scaffold, iqSchGreg1.2 ptg000691l, whole genome shotgun sequence DNA:
- the LOC126319974 gene encoding cortexillin-2-like, translated as MGDVVADRENAWEEVQKKAFIHWVNTLLEQRGLNKLNGLDAFSDGVTVVTFVEILCEKRIRYVTPDPKLRIEKINNINLALEALKSQGLSSKYLTVSSEDFVDNNTKFILGFLWTTFHKFRIAKSLGSLNDDVDTTKTALLDWVRKTTEGYKGVNVTDFRTSFNDGNALLALIHAYDHDLFEYEPQVSEHSSIENAELALELSEKHMNIPRLIDPSELVHGRVDERTIMLYAGMFFNAFVSTENKKRVEAEKMKVSEKVSDLEMEMELLNKKLANKEEEYLNLCRSQEEQAKKNEELNSEYDQLVAKHQALQEEHSRLKKLTEERVNLELSALGLLRKNLLEHLRDMHSWKAHLAQNRTYESEKIQIKVNAEIAEMQIEDQINYLSTALSNENECLQSLLRRYEEQSADSHPPTTDSGNNASLEDTASERGLASSESHGAPFDKDEKPRDRREAEEKKEKRSAEEKKERRPAEDRVEKRPTEDKIKKRMTEDRFREKRTLTEDNRDNRSRERRSTEDRHKEKRSSEERFKEKRLTEEKNDEAKERGNKKGKKKNKNREEKIEGREDKGEGKHDDNEKGYDDKDKGDDNEKGDDKEKGDDKEKDK; from the exons ATGGGCGATGTGGTAGCTGATCGGGAAAATGCATGGGAGGAAGTCCAAAAGAAG GCCTTCATTCACTGGGTGAATACGTTGTTAGAGCAGAGAGGTTTAAACAAGTTGAATGGCTTGGACGCGTTCTCCGACGGCGTGACGGTCGTCACGTTTGTGGAGATTTTATGTGAGAAGCGAATTCGGTATGTCACGCCGGATCCGAAGCTCCGGATCGAGAAGATCAACAACATCAATTTGGCGCTGGAAGCGTTGAAGTCCCAAGGTCTGAGCAGCAAGTACTTAACGGTTAGCTCCGAGGATTTCGTCGACAACAACACCAAGTTCATTTTGGGGTTTTTGTGGACGACATTTCATAAATTCCGCATTGCCAAGTCTCTGGGGTCGCTGAATGATGACGTGGACACGACGAAGACCGCGCTGTTGGATTGGGTAAGAAAAACGACTGAGGGATACAAAGGTGTCAATGTGACCGACTTCCGTACCAGTTTCAATGATGGAAACGCCCTCCTTGCTCTGATTCACGCCTACGATCACGATCTCTTTGAATACGAGCCTCAAGTATCGGAACACTCGAGCATTGAGAACGCCGAATTGGCCCTCGAGCTCTCAGAGAAACACATGAACATCCCGCGGTTGATTGACCCCTCTGAGCTCGTTCACGGACGAGTCGATGAAAGGACCATCATGCTCTACGCGGGCATGTTCTTCAATGCCTTCGTGTCTACAGAAAACAAGAAGCGAGTCGAAGCGGAAAAAATGAAGGTCTCGGAAAAGGTTTCGGACCTCGAGATGGAAATGGAACTCCTGAATAAAAAACTGGCCAACAAGGAAGAAGAATACCTCAACCTGTGTCGCTCTCAAGAAGAACAAgcaaaaaaaaatgaagaactaaACTCAGAGTACGACCAACTTGTGGCAAAACATCAGGCTCTGCAGGAAGAACACTCTCGCTTGAAGAAGCTCACCGAAGAACGCGTCAACCTTGAGCTTTCTGCCCTTGGCCTGCTTCGCAAAAACCTTCTTGAACACCTTCGCGACATGCATAGCTGGAAAGCCCACTTGGCTCAAAACCGCACCTATGAGTCCGAAAAGATCCAAATCAAAGTCAACGCCGAGATCGCCGAAATGCAAATCGAAGACCAAATCAACTACCTGAGCACCGCTCTCAGCAACGAGAACGAATGCCTCCAATCTCTTCTGCGCAGGTACGAGGAACAAAGCGCGGATTCGCATCCGCCGACCACCGACTCGGGCAACAACGCCTCCCTCGAAGACACAGCGAGTGAACGCGGACTCGCCTCCAGCGAGTCTCATGGCGCGCCCTTTGATAAGGACGAAAAGCCCAGGGACAGACGAGAGGccgaagaaaaaaaggaaaaacggtCCGccgaagaaaaaaaggaaaggcgACCCGCTGAAGACAGAGTCGAAAAACGGCCGACCGAGGACAAAATCAAAAAACGGATGACCGAAGACAGGTTCAGGGAAAAACGAACGCTGACCGAAGACAACAGAGACAATAGATCCAGAGAGAGGCGATCGACCGAGGACAGACACAAGGAGAAGCGGTCGAGCGAAGAAAGGTTCAAGGAAAAACGGTTAACCGAAGAAAAAAACGACGAGGCCAAAGAAAGGGgcaacaaaaaaggaaagaaaaaaaataaaaacagggaaGAGAAGATCGAAGGCAGAGAAGACAAGGGAGAGGGCAAACACGATGATAACGAAAAAGGCTACGACGACAAGGATAAAGGCGATGATAACGAAAAAGGCGACGATAAGGAAAAAGGCGACGAtaaggaaaaagacaaataa
- the LOC126319977 gene encoding dnaJ homolog subfamily A member 4-like, with protein MVVETEYYDRLKVFPTASDVDIRKAYRKLAVKYHPDRNPDPDAAEKFKHLSEAYEVLSDPNKRQMYDTYGKEGLSRNTSVDPMEIFERFFSGGMFEGFGPHTERRKQCADDFVHKIQCTLEELHTGCKKKLTFMRSRICKVCSGTGARPELGSHSRTCNKCDGRGVVIYRKQIGINMMHQVQTVCNQCGGTGEMIKEEEKCNNCAGKKVVSERMSLPVTVKAGMEHDEKIVIEKEGDEVPGMEPGNIVLYIEQIKHDLFERVESDLYMKKTLLLSEALCGFKFTIPHLDSSTLLVESEPGEVISPGDVRSIQGEGMPHSKNPKLRGNLCIIFDVKFPPRMSLSPASISAIHNALPRAHPVNEKKESDLRRVKLSSESVQLPHKKSNSKSQQRSREREYDSATSCVQS; from the exons ATGGTTGTAGAGACTGAGTATTATGACAGACTGAAAGTATTTCCGACGGCAAGCGATGTAGACATTCGAAAGGCATATCGTAAGCTCGCGGTGAAGTATCACCCAGACCGAAACCCAGACCCGGATGCTGCCGAGAAA TTCAAACATTTGAGTGAGGCCTATGAAGTCTTGTCCGATCCGAATAAACGGCAGATGTATGATACATATGGCAAAGAAGGATTGTCTAGGAACACG TCAGTGGATCCGATGGAGATCTTCGAAAGGTTCTTTTCGGGAGGCATGTTCGAGGGCTTCGGACCTCACACTgagaggaggaagcaatgtgcggaTGACTTCGTTCACAAGATACAGTGCACACTAGAAGAGCTGCATACGGGTTGCAAGAAAAAGTTAACGtttatgagatcaagaatatgtaaagtttgttcagG AACTGGAGCAAGGCCGGAGTTGGGCTCGCATTCAAGAACATGCAATAAGTGTGATGGACGCGGAGTGGTCATCTACCGAAAACAAATTGGAATCAATATGATGCACCAGGTGCAAACGGTGTGCAATCAATGCGGGGGAACTGGTGAGATGATCAAGgaggaagaaaaatgtaataattgcgCGGGGAAGAAGGTAGTTAGTGAGCGTATGTCTCTCCCGGTCACAGTGAAAGCTGGAATGGAACATGACGAGAAAATAGTGATAGAGAAAGAGGGAGACGAGGTGCCAGGCATGGAGCCGGGAAATATAGTTCTGTATATCGAGCAGATCAAGCATGACTTGTTCGAGCGTGTTGAAAGCGATTTGTATATGAAAAAGACTTTGTTACTTTCGGAGGCGCTTTGTGGGTTTAAATTTACAATTCCTCATCTTGATTCGAGCACTCTTCTTGTCGAATCAGAGCCTGGCGAGGTGATTTCCCCTGGTGATGTTCGTTCCATACAAGGAGAAGGAATGCCTCACTCTAAGAATCCAAAGCTACGAGGAAACTTGTGCATCATCTTTGATGTGAAGTTCCCCCCTAGAATGTCGCTTTCTCCTGCCAGTATCAGCGCCATTCATAATGCATTACCCAGGGCACATCCCGTCAACGAGAAGAAGGAATCAGATTTGAGGCGTGTGAAACTGTCTTCTGAGTCAGTCCAGCTGCCTCACAAGAAGAGTAATTCCAAGAGTCAGCAGCGATCTCGAGAACGAGAATATGACTCTGCAACCTCTTGTGTTCAAAGTTAA
- the LOC126320005 gene encoding uncharacterized protein LOC126320005, translating into MEFIKSLKKSEQELNALKSRVLVDFYREQNQTIEAIESVDVPFLRDDQGRLMIETVKRFISGDRSIEFEAYTLGVLGSGICVKVFMFIYCRFIAKRTSNVRVLAKDHFNDVVANSGALAFGALGRYWIWEFDPVGCLCISAYLMYTWVREGTRTIQMLAGYRAGNQLMKKWTYVCLKHHPRIKQIDTVRAYHLSLGFIVEVDIVLPSDMTIMEAHDIGETLQIKLESFKEVERAFVHIDYSSDHKPEH; encoded by the exons ATGGAATTCATCAAGTCGCTCAAGAAGTCAGAACAGGAGCTCAACGCGCTCAAGTCTAGAGTGCTCGTCGACTTTTATCGAGAACAGAACCAGACCATTGAAGCGATTGAGTCCGTTGACGTCCCGTTCTTAAGGGACGACCAAGGTAGG CTCATGATAGAGACTGTCAAACGGTTCATATCTGGAGACCGGAGTATCGAATTCGAGGCATACACCCTCGGCGTTCTTGGGAGCGGAATCTGCGTCAAGGTCTTTATGTTTATCTATTGCCGTTTTATTGCCAAGCGGACGTCCAACGTCAGAGTACTCGCCAAGGATCACTTCAACGACGTCGTGGCCAATTCCGGCGCGCTCGCCTTCGGCGCCCTGGGGAGGTACTGGATATGGGAATTCGACCCCGTGGGCTGTCTGTGCATAAGCGCCTACCTCATGTACACCTGGGTCAGAGAGGGCACCAGGACGATCCAGATGCTGGCGGGATATCGTGCGGGTAACCAGCTGATGAAAAAATGGACTTACGTGTGTCTGAAACACCACCCGCGCATAAAGCAAATAGACACTGTCCGCGCCTATCACCTATCCCTCGGATTCATTGTCGAGGTGGACATCGTTCTCCCGTCCGACATGACCATCATGGAGGCGCACGACATAGGTGAGACTCTGCAAATCAAGCTAGAATCTTTCAAGGAAGTCGAGCGCGCGTTCGTTCACATAGACTACTCCAGCGATCATAAACCGGaacattag
- the LOC126319976 gene encoding zinc finger protein 830-like isoform X1, which translates to MSGSSKKHQLRQLMKATASSAPKAHGEADMPRVHSSLARHAADGSLTCILCNRLIRSTALWNAHCASDDHKQKLLELQKKKELEEQEKWRDGLEPAEKRRKSNEVTTEDLSEELRLAEKREQEAKRAQNLKEELSREWMQLDEVVRQEREIDEFMKRQVSADGSRKQEDGKESQNEDRNGFNEKYSQDNVDDYEEEGYQSGDEDIGGYSSDEGARALERKKQTVFQATQLMQLLSGQEEESNQIEGTSHFGEENDSSDEEAQPSDEDTANLYNWRSKTL; encoded by the exons ATGTCTGGTTCATCTAAAAAACACCAGCTACGTCAATTGATGAAGGCGACGGCCTCATCCGCACCGAAAGCGCACGGTGAGGCCGACATGCCGAGGGTTCATTCGTCGCTTGCACGACATGCGGCGGATGGCAGCTTAACTTGTATTCTGTGCAACAGGCTAATCAGATCCACAGCACTTTGGAACGCGCACTGTGCGTCAGACGATCACAAGCAG AAGTTGCTAGAACTCCAGAAAAAAAAGGAATTAGAGGAGCAAGAAAAATGGCGAGACGGTCTAGAGCCTGCCGAGAAGAGGCGGAAGAGCAACGAAGTGACTACCGAAGATCTTTCTGAGGAGCTACGCTTGGCAGAAAAACGGGAACAAGAGGCCAAAAGAGCGCAAAATCTTAAAGAGGAGCTAAGCAGAGAATGGATGCAGCTAGATGAGGTAGTGCGACAGGAACGAGAGATCGACGAATTCATGAAGAGACAAGTGTCAGCAGACGGATCTCGAAAACAGGAGGACGGTAAGGAGAGTCAAAACGAGGACCGAAACGGGTTTAACGAGAAATACAGTCAGGACAACGTTGACGATTATGAAGAAGAAGGATACCAAAGTGGTGATGAAGACATCGGTGGGTATTCATCAGATGAGGGTGCGCGTGCATTAGAAAG AAAAAAACAAACCGTCTTTCAAGCGACCCaactgatgcagttactgtcaggtcAGGAAGAAGAATCCAACCAAATAGAGGGAACTTCACATTTTGGTGAAGAGAATGATTCCTCAGACGAGGAGGCTCAACCGAGTGATGAAGACACTGCGAATTTGTATAATTGGAGATCAAAGACGTTGTAG
- the LOC126319973 gene encoding probable valine--tRNA ligase, cytoplasmic, producing the protein MAEPVATDGLARADADASMGASKPEELKARKEEKRKEKQAMKAAKIAKALAKQEKKKQQAGEGERREKGVSKQIRLKREFVHEIKLGEKKDLSLNPLTSESSYDPPAVEAAWYAWWECMGFFDPDRRDEFRRPSPSSSEVFSMVIPPPNVTGMLHIGHALANSVQDALVRYHRMMGRRVLWVPGTDHAGIATQSTVEKRLYKEKGLTRHELGRERFLEYVHEWKNKYAGQIVHQLRRLGSSLDWSRECFTMDARLSRAVTEAFVLLYNRGKITRRTRLINWSCQLQTVVSDIETESIQVSPMMKMSVPGYDPSKRYQFGAIWNVAYKLVDSEDELVVSTTRPETILGDTALAVHPDDERYKRFVGRRVAHPFIPSRRMSVVADSTLVDMEFGTGVVKITPAHDRNDYSCGERHGLEVINILNTDGTINENGGPFKGLKRYDAREAVVARLKEMNLLREVLPHEYLLQICSRSGDVIEPMIMPQWWVRCADMSKTALDAVESGELEIVPSIHVPVWKSWLRNCQDWCVSRQLWWGHRVPAWLVTLKGQGPTDSADEEAWVVARDEREAAELAERRWPGQVERLEQDPDVLDTWFSSSLFPFSVFGWPNHGSNARDARDFETFFPNTVLETGHDILFFWVARMVMMSLELHNRLPFKKVLLHAIVRDAHGRKMSKSLGNVIDPLEVIEGISKEALIENLHKGNLHPSEVARATQVIENDFPNGIEECGTDALRFALCNYTSQYRDINMDIMRVRGYRNFCNKIWNAVKLTLMILGELPGPGAASATNEDKKRLSAFVPCTLESLASRVSPSGGGVGGVVDQWILSRLDNAISGCHAAYAQDDLSTATTVIYNFWLYEYCDYYLEYAKSVAFAANPDPTSLEMVRQSAFVCAEEGLRLLHPFMPYLSEDLWQRLPRRPELEGVPSICVAPYPVAVDGRRNAEVEKAVGTAQEVIRAVRSIRFNYHIHRRQSPELLVHVHTQEHMELYATYRDFIRVLTCSSAVKIELGGEVPARCAVAVPNETCEVYLFIRDVVDAAQELKRLTEKAGQLGQKREEMLKRMGSAEYQRVPDRVRAEEAKKLETLESELANLDVAKMNFSKLV; encoded by the exons ATGGCCGAACCCGTGGCCACAGATGGCCTCGCTCGCGCGGACGCGGACGCTTCGATGGGTGCGAGTAAGCCGGAAGAGCTAAAGGCTCGCAAGGAGGAAAAGCGGAAGGAGAAGCAGGCTATGAAGGCGGCCAAGATCGCCAAGGCATTGGCCAAGCAGGAGAAGAAAAAGCAGCAGGCCGGCGAAGGCGAgcggcgcgaaaagggggtgtccAAG CAGATTCGTTTGAAGAgagagttcgtgcacgaaatcaagCTCGGAGAGAAAAAGG ATTTGTCATTGAATCCGTTGACGTCGGAGTCGTCGTACGACCCGCCGGCCGTCGAGGCGGCGTGGTATGCGTGGTGGGAGTGCATGGGCTTCTTTGACCCTGACAGGAGAGACGAATTTCGCCGTCCTTCTCCTTCGTCTTCTGAGGTGTTCTCGATGGTGATTCCTCCGCCCAACGTCACGGGTATGTTGCACATAGGCCACGCGCTGGCGAACTCGGTTCAAGACGCGTTGGTTCGATACCACCGAATGATGGGCAGGCGCGTTTTGTGGGTACCGGGAACGGACCACGCGGGGATTGCCACTCAGTCGACGGTGGAGAAGAGGTTGTACAAGGAGAAGGGCTTGACTCGTCACGAGTTGGGGCGAGAGAGGTTCCTGGAGTACGTGCACGAGTGGAAGAACAAGTACGCCGGTCAGATCGTTCACCAGCTGCGAAGGCTCGGCTCGAGTCTGGATTGGAGCCGCGAGTGTTTCACGATGGACGCTCGGCTGAGCAGGGCGGTGACGGAGGCGTTCGTCTTGCTCTACAACCGAGGAAAGATAACCAGAAGGACTCGCTTGATCAACTGGAGTTGCCAGCTGCAGACGGTGGTTTCGGACATTGAGACAGAGTCGATTCAAGTGTCGCCGATGATGAAGATGAGCGTGCCTGGATACGACCCGAGTAAGCGGTACCAGTTTGGCGCGATATGGAACGTCGCGTACAAGTTGGTGGATTCCGAGGACGAGTTGGTGGTTTCGACGACGCGCCCGGAGACGATATTGGGAGATACGGCGCTGGCGGTGCACCCGGACGACGAGAGGTACAAGCGGTTCGTCGGTCGACGGGTGGCGCACCCTTTTATACCCAGTCGCCGGATGAGCGTGGTGGCCGATTCCACGTTGGTGGACATGGAGTTCGGAACGGGCGTGGTGAAAATCACACCTGCGCACGACCGAAACGATTATTCGTGTGGGGAGCGCCATGGTTTAGAAGTGATCAACATCTTGAACACGGACGGGACCATCAACGAAAACGGGGGTCCCTTCAAGGGGTTGAAGCGCTATGACGCGCGCGAGGCGGTGGTGGCGAGGTTGAAGGAGATGAACTTGCTTCGAGAGGTTTTGCCCCACGAGTATTTGCTGCAGATCTGTTCGCGATCTGGAGACGTCATCGAGCCGATGATCATGCCGCAGTGGTGGGTCAGGTGCGCGGACATGTCGAAGACGGCGCTCGACGCGGTCGAGAGCGGTGAGCTGGAAATCGTGCCGTCGATTCACGTGCCGGTTTGGAAGTCTTGGCTCAGGAACTGCCAGGATTGGTGCGTTTCTCGCCAGCTTTGGTGGGGGCACCGCGTGCCAGCCTGGCTCGTGACGCTGAAGGGTCAGGGGCCGACGGACAGTGCGGACGAGGAGGCGTGGGTGGTGGCCAGAGACGAGCGAGAGGCGGCAGAGTTGGCGGAAAGGAGATGGCCTGGTCAAGTGGAGAGGCTGGAACAAGATCCAGACGTTTTGGACACGTGGTTTAGTTCTTCCTTGTTTCCGTTTTCGGTGTTTGGGTGGCCGAACCACGGCTCGAACGCGCGCGACGCGAGGGACTTCGAGACGTTCTTCCCCAACACGGTGCTCGAGACGGGACACGACATTTTGTTCTTCTGGGTCGCGCGCATGGTGATGATGAGTCTGGAGCTTCACAACAGGCTGCCGTTCAAGAAGGTGTTGCTGCACGCGATCGTGCGAGACGCGCACGGCCGAAAGATGTCCAAGAGTCTGGGCAACGTGATCGACCCGCTGGAGGTGATAGAGGGGATCTCCAAAGAGGCGCTGATCGAAAACTTGCACAAGGGGAACCTGCACCCGTCCGAGGTGGCCAGAGCGACACAGGTGATCGAAAACGACTTTCCCAACGGGATAGAAGAGTGCGGGACGGACGCGCTGAGGTTCGCGCTGTGCAACTACACCTCGCAATACCGGGACATCAACATGGACATCATGAGAGTGAGGGGATACAGGAACTTCTGCAACAAAATTTGGAACGCCGTGAAGTTGACACTGATGATACTGGGCGAGTTACCTGGACCGGGCGCGGCGAGTGCAACGAACGAGGACAAGAAGAGGTTGTCCGCCTTCGTGCCGTGCACGCTGGAATCTCTTGCGTCGCGCGTATCTCCGTCCGGCGGAGGCGTCGGCGGCGTGGTCGACCAGTGGATTCTCTCCAGACTGGACAACGCGATAAGCGGGTGCCACGCCGCCTACGCTCAGGACGACCTCTCGACGGCGACCACCGTCATCTACAACTTTTGGCTTTACGAATATTGCGACTATTACTTGGAGTACGCCAAATCGGTCGCCTTCGCAGCGAATCCCGACCCGACCTCGCTGGAGATGGTTCGACAGAGCGCGTTCGTTTGCGCCGAAGAAGGTCTCCGTCTTTTGCACCCGTTCATGCCTTATTTGTCCGAGGACCTTTGGCAGCGCTTGCCCCGCCGTCCGGAGCTGGAGGGCGTTCCCTCCATCTGCGTTGCGCCCTACCCAGTGGCCGTGGACGGCCGTCGAAACGCGGAGGTCGAAAAAGCCGTCGGAACCGCCCAGGAGGTGATCCGAGCCGTGAGGTCAATTCGCTTCAACTACCACATCCATCGCCGACAGTCCCCAGAACTGCTGGTTCACGTGCACACTCAGGAACACATGGAGCTGTACGCGACCTACCGCGACTTCATCCGCGTGTTGACCTGCTCGAGCGCCGTGAAGATCGAGCTCGGGGGAGAGGTCCCCGCCAGGTGCGCGGTCGCCGTCCCGAACGAGACGTGCGAGGTGTACCTGTTCATCAGGGACGTGGTGGACGCGGCGCAAGAGCTCAAGCGACTCACGGAGAAGGCCGGACAGCTGGGGCAAAAGAGAGAAGAAATGCTGAAGCGCATGGGATCCGCCGAATACCAGCGAGTTCCGGACAGGGTCAGAGCGGAGGAGGCGAAGAAACTAGAAACTCTGGAGAGCGAGCTGGCCAATCTCGATGTAGCCAAAATGAACTTTTCGAAATTGGTTtaa
- the LOC126319976 gene encoding zinc finger protein 830-like isoform X2 yields the protein MSGSSKKHQLRQLMKATASSAPKAHGEADMPRVHSSLARHAADGSLTCILCNRLIRSTALWNAHCASDDHKQKLLELQKKKELEEQEKWRDGLEPAEKRRKSNEVTTEDLSEELRLAEKREQEAKRAQNLKEELSREWMQLDEVVRQEREIDEFMKRQVSADGSRKQEDGKESQNEDRNGFNEKYSQDNVDDYEEEGYQSGDEDIGGYSSDEGARALESLSSPYFTIYDRTCVKWLPE from the exons ATGTCTGGTTCATCTAAAAAACACCAGCTACGTCAATTGATGAAGGCGACGGCCTCATCCGCACCGAAAGCGCACGGTGAGGCCGACATGCCGAGGGTTCATTCGTCGCTTGCACGACATGCGGCGGATGGCAGCTTAACTTGTATTCTGTGCAACAGGCTAATCAGATCCACAGCACTTTGGAACGCGCACTGTGCGTCAGACGATCACAAGCAG AAGTTGCTAGAACTCCAGAAAAAAAAGGAATTAGAGGAGCAAGAAAAATGGCGAGACGGTCTAGAGCCTGCCGAGAAGAGGCGGAAGAGCAACGAAGTGACTACCGAAGATCTTTCTGAGGAGCTACGCTTGGCAGAAAAACGGGAACAAGAGGCCAAAAGAGCGCAAAATCTTAAAGAGGAGCTAAGCAGAGAATGGATGCAGCTAGATGAGGTAGTGCGACAGGAACGAGAGATCGACGAATTCATGAAGAGACAAGTGTCAGCAGACGGATCTCGAAAACAGGAGGACGGTAAGGAGAGTCAAAACGAGGACCGAAACGGGTTTAACGAGAAATACAGTCAGGACAACGTTGACGATTATGAAGAAGAAGGATACCAAAGTGGTGATGAAGACATCGGTGGGTATTCATCAGATGAGGGTGCGCGTGCATTAGAAAG TCTGTcttctccttattttacgatatatgACCGTACTTGCGTGAAGTGGCTGCCAGAATGA
- the LOC126319975 gene encoding uncharacterized protein LOC126319975: MQFHFPILPAFQKSSYANDLRRNDSNASARSVSPPDLTQSSQPLQSESVTATPCSQSSQTLDGSWPSSQASLYSSSNTSTGVFCSSSCSSSFNNQSQPPPTKASLAAYLSRKNEPSGRGPTGAVGSLLEPSSLPILPNSRDGVSVYNSSQPSAYGHGSAAAGLGQVARGFLSQPDHASASRHGGAGGNKTSSLMMGWQGAKNANCAIEAFSKTQQFHNALEENTAAIKNLTEISTRAFNSLSEMIKEFFKAESEKKHQYECLPETLLRNAQRTEQVLHQLVEENRNRAIRDAKSIEIEATGVLSLSTSIQILQEKMTQILDQLRSFKEYTTTSIQDQIPRFSSVVKEQTDLLVKAFSEELSQSRLQRDDSRTCRVADSSEGLVAAERRSLDDLGEKECLSFSGGPTGPTDRQKELEGGGARSGPGSDWRRAGRQHAKRAGRLRAGRTG, translated from the exons ATGCAGTTTCACTTCCCGATTCTGCCCGCTTTTCAAAAGTCCTCGTACGCCAACGACTTGCGCCGCAACGACTCGAACGCTTCGGCCAGATCCGTATCTCCGCCGGATTTGACGCAGAGTTCACAGCCCCTTCAGTCAGAATCAGTT ACAGCGACTCCTTGTTCTCAATCCAGCCAGACGTTAGATGGCAGCTGGCCTAGTTCGCAGGCGAGTCTCTATTCGTCGTCGAATACCTCCACGGGGGTGTTCTGTTCGTCGTCTTGTTCCTCTTCGTTCAACAACCAGTCGCAGCCGCCGCCGACCAAGGCGTCTCTGGCGGCCTATCTTTCTCGAAAGAACGAGCCGAGCGGTCGAGGGCCGACTGGGGCCGTTGGTTCGCTGTTGGAGCCGTCGTCCCTGCCAATCTTGCCCAATTCTCGAGACGGCGTCTCGGTGTACAACTCGTCGCAGCCTTCTGCTTACGGCCATGGCTCGGCTGCCGCAGGGCTCGGCCAGGTGGCCAGGGGCTTTTTGTCTCAGCCGGACCACGCTTCGGCGTCTAGGCACGGGGGCGCAGGCGGCAACAAGACGTCTTCCCTGATGATGGGGTGGCAGGGGGCGAAGAACGCGAATTGCGCGATCGAGGCCTTTAGCAAGACGCAGCAGTTCCACAACGCGCTGGAGGAGAACACCGCGGCCATCAAGAATTTGACGGAGATCTCGACGAGGGCGTTCAACAGCCTTTCTGAGATGATCAAGGAGTTTTTCAAGGCGGAGAGTGAGAAAAAGCACCAATACGAATGTCTGCCGGAGACGCTATTGAGGAACGCGCAGCGGACCGAGCAGGTTTTGCACCAGCTTGTCGAAGAAAACAGGAACAGGGCCATCAGAGACGCGAAAAGCATAGAAATTGAGGCGACGGGCGTTTTGAGCTTGTCCACGTCGATACAGATACTGCAAGAGAAAATGACTCAGATTTTAGACCAGCTGAGGAGCTTCAAGGAGTACACTACGACGTCGATACAGGACCAAATCCCAAGGTTTAGCTCGGTGGTGAAGGAGCAGACCGATTTGCTGGTCAAGGCGTTTTCTGAGGAGTTGAGTCAGAGTCGTTTGCAGCGCGACGATTCGCGAACTTGTAGGGTGGCTGATTCTTCCGAGGGGCTGGTTGCAGCAGAGAGACGCAGTTTGGACGATTTGGGGGAAAAAGAGTGTCTTAGCTTTTCGGGTGGTCCAACGGGTCCAACGGATCGTCAAAAggagttagagggggggggggcgcgatcGGGACCGGGCTCTGATTGGAGAAGAGCAGGGAGGCAGCACGCGAAGCGAGCGGGACGACTGCGCGCCGGACGCACTGGGTGA